In Thermoanaerobaculia bacterium, the genomic stretch TCGGGTTCGCGGTCGCCGTCGTTCCGCTCCACCACCCGCTCCGCCTGGCCGAAGAGATCGCCTGGCTGACGCATCTCTCCGGCGGCCGGATCCTCGTCGGCCTCGGGCCCGGCTTTGCTCCCTTCGAATTTGCCGCCCATGGCGTTCCGCTCGAAGAAAGGCGGCCGCGGTTCGAGGAAGGCGCGGCGATCCTGCGCCGGCTGCTCGACGGCGACGAATCGGGGTGGGCCGGCAGGTTCTGGACGATTCCGCCGCTCGCGCTCCGGCCGCGGCCGCTTCGGTCCCCGCCGTTCCTGCGGGCATGCTCGAGCCCCGCTTCGGCGATCGAGGCGGCCCGGCAGGGCGCCGGCGTCCTCCTCGGGCTCCAGGCTCCCGACGCGCTCGGGGAGACCATTGCCGCATACCGTCGGGCCCGTAGCGAGCTCGGCATCGCGGCGCACGCCATCGACGACGAGGTCGCCCGGTTCCGGGTGCTGCGCCGCGTCGTGCTCGCGGAGACGGCGTTCCGCGCGGAGCGGGATGCCCGCGGCGCGCTCGCGTGGGAAGCCCGGGCCGCGCTCCGGCTCGGCGTGTCGCCCGCCGGGACTCTCGACGATCGGGCGCCGACGGCCGGCGCGATCCTCGGAACGCCCGCAGCGGCGCTCGAGGACCTCTGCCGCCTCGCCGAGCTCGGCATCCGGCGCGTGATCGCGTGGACGGGCTTCGGCGACCTTCCGGATGCGTCGGCGCGCCGGACGCTCGAGCTCCTCGCCGACGAAGTGATCCCGGCCCTGCGCAGGACCGAATCGATGAAAGGAGAGTGCGCGTGACGAAGACGGGAAGAGAGAGCCGAGGCGCCGGCGGCGCGCCCGCGATCGAGGTGGAGCGCGTGCAGACCGGCGTCCGAGTCGAGAAGAGGATTCTGAAGGTGC encodes the following:
- a CDS encoding LLM class flavin-dependent oxidoreductase, translating into MYQPSARPFEIGLFQLLPAPEDRPDGEVIDGALRDVVFAEERGFDSVWIAEHHASSFGLVGAPSVYAAAVAARTRRVGIGFAVAVVPLHHPLRLAEEIAWLTHLSGGRILVGLGPGFAPFEFAAHGVPLEERRPRFEEGAAILRRLLDGDESGWAGRFWTIPPLALRPRPLRSPPFLRACSSPASAIEAARQGAGVLLGLQAPDALGETIAAYRRARSELGIAAHAIDDEVARFRVLRRVVLAETAFRAERDARGALAWEARAALRLGVSPAGTLDDRAPTAGAILGTPAAALEDLCRLAELGIRRVIAWTGFGDLPDASARRTLELLADEVIPALRRTESMKGECA